From a single Staphylococcus epidermidis genomic region:
- a CDS encoding M17 family metallopeptidase: protein MQFFINQDTPTSIETIVVGVPDHLNQLGEIKYHKTLIKERLETLKQYHVINSSIGKISSTLIYIDEKPKRLLTVGLGNLKILSYQRLLKVWGQLFQYLKDVHVTDCELLLDTFKSKHGNIVEICQTLGLQSAQSIFEFDHYKSDKKPPYQGRVYIQTTEHNIETKINEGQQLGESINYARELSQMPPNILTPQYFAEEIKKHFEGSSVSVDIKDHRQIIDEGFGLIHAVGKGSNHGPRLITVSYYGAEADEPPISLVGKGITYDSGGYSIKSKIGMQTMKYDMCGAANVIGMIDVISKQNLPVNIVGIIASAENMIGESSMKPDDVFTALNGETVEMLNSDAEGRMVLGDAVFYATQFKPQLILDFATLTGAAIVALGDDKAAAFQSHAENELKNLLTVARHVDEKVFELPITETERHLIKQSDVADLVNHTNGQGKALFAAAFISHFSGDIPHIHFDIAGPATTKSATYKGPKGPTGYMIPTVVEWLQQKYK from the coding sequence ATGCAATTTTTTATTAATCAAGATACGCCAACATCAATTGAAACGATTGTGGTGGGTGTGCCAGATCACCTCAACCAATTAGGTGAGATAAAATATCATAAGACGTTAATTAAAGAACGATTAGAAACATTAAAACAATATCATGTCATCAATAGCTCAATCGGCAAAATATCATCAACGCTTATCTACATTGATGAAAAGCCTAAAAGATTATTAACTGTAGGACTAGGAAACTTAAAAATCTTATCATATCAACGTTTATTAAAAGTTTGGGGTCAGTTGTTTCAATATTTAAAAGACGTTCATGTCACGGATTGTGAATTATTGTTAGATACTTTCAAATCTAAACATGGTAACATTGTTGAAATTTGTCAAACTTTAGGTTTACAAAGTGCACAATCTATCTTTGAATTTGACCATTATAAATCGGATAAAAAGCCTCCATATCAAGGTAGAGTCTATATACAAACGACAGAGCATAATATAGAAACGAAGATTAACGAAGGCCAACAATTGGGTGAATCTATAAATTATGCTCGTGAACTAAGTCAAATGCCTCCGAATATTTTAACACCCCAATATTTTGCCGAAGAAATAAAAAAACATTTCGAAGGGAGTTCCGTTAGTGTAGATATCAAAGATCACCGACAAATTATAGATGAAGGATTTGGATTAATACATGCAGTAGGTAAAGGTTCTAATCATGGTCCGAGATTAATTACGGTATCATACTATGGTGCAGAAGCTGATGAACCACCTATTTCATTAGTGGGTAAGGGTATTACATATGATTCCGGTGGATATAGTATTAAGTCTAAGATAGGTATGCAAACTATGAAATATGATATGTGCGGTGCGGCCAATGTTATTGGTATGATTGATGTGATCTCTAAGCAAAACCTACCTGTAAATATTGTAGGAATAATCGCTTCAGCTGAAAATATGATTGGTGAATCTTCCATGAAACCAGATGATGTATTTACTGCGCTTAATGGGGAAACAGTAGAAATGTTGAATAGTGATGCTGAAGGTAGAATGGTTTTAGGTGACGCAGTATTCTATGCAACACAATTTAAACCACAACTAATTCTTGATTTTGCTACATTAACGGGTGCAGCGATTGTAGCTTTAGGTGATGACAAGGCGGCTGCTTTCCAATCTCATGCTGAAAATGAACTTAAAAACTTATTAACAGTTGCACGTCATGTAGACGAAAAAGTATTCGAATTACCTATTACAGAGACTGAAAGACATTTAATTAAACAATCAGATGTAGCAGATTTAGTCAATCATACGAACGGTCAAGGAAAAGCATTGTTTGCAGCAGCATTTATTTCGCATTTTAGTGGTGACATCCCACACATTCACTTTGATATCGCGGGCCCTGCAACAACTAAAAGTGCTACATATAAAGGGCCAAAGGGTCCGACAGGTTACATGATACCTACAGTTGTAGAGTGGTTACAACAAAAATATAAATAA